The Pukyongia salina genome segment CAAGTAAACGAGAAATCCAATTACTATAAACAATACTTTCAATCTAAGCAGAATGATTATGCAGATCTGCCGGAGGAAGATCTTATCTTCACAGATATTGAATCGTACTCTAGTAGTGACACCCTGGACGAATATGGAAATATAGTTATTCAGGAACCCGAATATCAAGGTGGATATGGCGGATGGGGTGACAACGCTACAGATATAACTGTTAACATCTACGGTAACGCCGGTTGGGGCGGTTACTGGGGTGGTTACTGGGGCTGGAACCATTGGTACAATCCCTGGTGGTACGGTGGATGGGGCTATAGCTACTGGTCTCCTTATTGGAGAGTTGGCTGGGGCTGGGGTCCTTACTGGAACGCCGGTTGGTATGGCGGATGGTACGGAGGCTGGTATGGCGGATGGCACGGTCATCACGGATATTATGGCTATAACAATATTGCATATAACAGAGGCCGAAGAAATCTGGACTATAATCGCGGAAGATCAACCTACAATAACAGACGATCTTATAATACTAACAGATCTAGCGTAAATTCAAGAAGAGGGAATTATTCACGTGGTGAATACAACAGACGATCTACAGATTATCGTAGAAATAACGTAAATGCAACCCGTCGAAGTAGCGGTGTAGAAACGCGTCCCAGTGTGAATACACGACGATCCAACAATACGCAATTGAACACACAAAGACGAACTACGCGTCCTAGTGTAAATAATAACTCCAGCAGAAGATCTAATAATTCCTTCCGAAGCTCGGGAAGTTCCAGGTCATCAGGTTCCTTACGAAGTGGAGGAAGCTCCAGATCATCCTCAGGCTCAAGAGGCGGAGGTGGCAGCCGAAGAGGTGGGCGCGGATAAAATTTTTCAATAAATAAATGATCTTTTAATATGAAAAGAAAATTTTTCTTACTCATAGCAGGTTTTGTTATGACCTTTTCGAGTGCTCAGAATATCACCGACGGCTTGCGTTATGGTGTGGATCGCACTACCGGATCGGCTCGTTATACCGCGATGAGTGGGGCATTTGGTGCCCTGGGTGGAGATTTATCTGCCATAGGTATTAACCCGGCAAGTAGCGCAGTTTTTATCACCAATGATCTTTCATTCTCTCTAGGTGTATTAGACAGGGAGAACAATGCAACTTATTTTGGTAGTGAAGCCAGAGGAATCGACACAGACGTGGCTATTAACCAGGCCGGAGGCGTTTTTGTTTATGACAATGTGAACGAGAACTCCAATTGGAAGAAATTTACCGTTGGGATAAATTATAACAATACTCTAAATCACGATGATGATGTTTTTATACAGGGAAATGGTAATAGGTCCATAGCTTCTTATTTCCTAACCCTGGCACAGGGTATTCCATTGGAATTATTACAGCTTCAAGGCGGTGAATCCATTTCAAGTCTTTATTCTTTTCTAGGTGAAACAGAAGGTACTGCTGCTCAAAACGCATTTTTAGGCTTCCAGGGTTACATTATTGATCCCGTTGATGCAGGGAATCCAAATAACACTCAGTACGTATCGAATATAGCACCGGGACGATTTAATCAAGAATACTACGCAACCTCTACGGGATTCAATGGGAAATACACGATAAATTTTGGTGCGCAGTATACCGAGCAATTCTACTTCGGGGTAAATCTTAATTTTCATGCTATCGATTATGTGGAAAGTAATTTTCTTTTCGAGACGAATTCCAATCCGGGAAGTATAGTGAATCAGGTTGAATTTGAAAACAACTTATCTGTTCTTGGCGGAGGATTTTCTGCTCAATTAGGTGGTATTTTTAAGGTTTCTGATGAGGTTAGACTTGGACTGACCTATGATACTCCTACCTGGTTTGAGATATCTGAAGAAACTACTCAATACCTCCGTACGCGCCGAACCGAAGACGGCCAAAGTATCACAGCCGTAGTTAATCCAAATGTATTGAATGTCTTTGCAGACTACGAATTGCGCACTCCCGGTCGATATGCAGCTAGTGCCGCTTATGTCTTCGGAAAACAAGGTCTTATTAGTTTAGATTATTCGTATAAAGATTATTCTCAGACAAAATTTTCGTCAGATTTTAGTGGTGAATTCAGTGCCCTGAACAATTCTATTAGTAGTAATCTACAAGGGTCTTCCAGCGTAAAATTAGGCGGCGAATATCGAATAAATGCCTTAAGTCTTCGCGCAGGGATGCAATACGAGCAGAGCCCATATAAAAATGATATGATCGTAGGTGATCTCACAGGTTTCTCCTTAGGATTAGGGTACGATTTCGGAGAGTATAACTTTGATATCGCTTATGCCCGAGCGCAGCAGGACAGAAGTAGGCAATTGTATGATGTAGGACTTACCAGTGTTTCAAACATAGATACCACATTTAATAATATAGTTTTCACTTTAGGAATTAGTCTCTGAAGGTAAACACCTAAAAAAGCCACTCAATGAGTGGCTTTTTTTTATTAAGTATGGGGATGGACGTTATCGTTTTAGGGTAAAGTGTCCTTTAAACTCTTTTCGGGTTTCATCTTCGGTGTATTCCACCAAAAACCAGTAATCGCTCGAGGGCATCGGGTTTCCGTTATAGGTGCCGTCCCAGCCCTCTCCCAAAGGACTCAACTGCTTAAGCAGCTTGCCGAACCTGTCAAATATATAAATTTTTGCCGTAGGGTCACCACCGGCGATCCCGATGATGTTCCAGGTGTCGTGATAGCCATCCTGGTTGGGAGTGACAAAACGAGGA includes the following:
- a CDS encoding OmpP1/FadL family transporter, with translation MKRKFFLLIAGFVMTFSSAQNITDGLRYGVDRTTGSARYTAMSGAFGALGGDLSAIGINPASSAVFITNDLSFSLGVLDRENNATYFGSEARGIDTDVAINQAGGVFVYDNVNENSNWKKFTVGINYNNTLNHDDDVFIQGNGNRSIASYFLTLAQGIPLELLQLQGGESISSLYSFLGETEGTAAQNAFLGFQGYIIDPVDAGNPNNTQYVSNIAPGRFNQEYYATSTGFNGKYTINFGAQYTEQFYFGVNLNFHAIDYVESNFLFETNSNPGSIVNQVEFENNLSVLGGGFSAQLGGIFKVSDEVRLGLTYDTPTWFEISEETTQYLRTRRTEDGQSITAVVNPNVLNVFADYELRTPGRYAASAAYVFGKQGLISLDYSYKDYSQTKFSSDFSGEFSALNNSISSNLQGSSSVKLGGEYRINALSLRAGMQYEQSPYKNDMIVGDLTGFSLGLGYDFGEYNFDIAYARAQQDRSRQLYDVGLTSVSNIDTTFNNIVFTLGISL